A section of the Delphinus delphis chromosome 1, mDelDel1.2, whole genome shotgun sequence genome encodes:
- the RPA2 gene encoding replication protein A 32 kDa subunit isoform X2, whose protein sequence is MWTSGFESYSSSSFGGTGSYTQSPGGFGSPTPSQAEKKSRARAQHIVPCTISQLLSATLVDEVFRIGNVEISQVTIVGIIRNAEKAATNIVYKIDDMTAAPMDVRQWVDTDNKKSLVAFKIMPLEDMNEFTTHILEVVNAHMMLSKSSSQPSAGRAPVSNPGMGEAGNFGGNSFMPTNGLTVAQNQVLNLIKACPRPEGLNFQDLKNQLQHMTVPSIKQAVDFLSNEGHIYSTVDDDHFKSTDAE, encoded by the exons ATGTGGACCA GTGGATTTGAAAGCTATAGCAGTTCCTCTTTTGGGGGAACCGGAAGCTACACACAGTCCCCTGGGGGCTTTGGATCACCGACACCTTCCCAGGCCGAAAAGAAATCT AGAGCCCGAGCTCAGCATATTGTACCCTGTACCATATCTCAGCTGCTTTCTGCTACTCTGGTTGATGAAGTGTTCAGAATTGGAAATGTTGAGATTTCACAG GTCACTATTGTGGGGATAATCAGAAATGCAGAGAAGGCTGCAACCAACATTGTTTACAAAATAGATGACATGACGGCTGCACCCATGGATGTTCGCCAGTGGGTTGACACAGAT AACAAGAAAAGCCTGGTAGCCTTTAAGATCATGCCCCTGGAGGATATGAATGAGTTCACCACACATATTCTGGAAGTAGTCAATGCACACATGATGCTCAGCAAGTCTAGCAGCCAG CCCTCAGCAGGGAGAGCACCTGTCAGCAATCCAGGAATGGGTGAAGCTGGGAACTTTGGTGGGAATAGCTTCATGCCAACAAATGGCCTCACTGTGGCCCAGAACCAG GTACTGAATTTGATTAAGGCTTGCCCAAGGCCTGAAGGATTGAACTTTCAGGATCTCAAGAATCAGCTCCAACACATGACCGTACCCTCCATCAA gcAAGCTGTGGATTTTCTAAGCAACGAGGGACACATCTATTCCACTGTGGATGATGATCATTTtaaatccacagatgcagaataA
- the RPA2 gene encoding replication protein A 32 kDa subunit isoform X1 — MWTSGFESYSSSSFGGTGSYTQSPGGFGSPTPSQAEKKSRARAQHIVPCTISQLLSATLVDEVFRIGNVEISQVTIVGIIRNAEKAATNIVYKIDDMTAAPMDVRQWVDTDDASSENTVVPPETYVKVAGHLRSFQNKKSLVAFKIMPLEDMNEFTTHILEVVNAHMMLSKSSSQPSAGRAPVSNPGMGEAGNFGGNSFMPTNGLTVAQNQVLNLIKACPRPEGLNFQDLKNQLQHMTVPSIKQAVDFLSNEGHIYSTVDDDHFKSTDAE; from the exons ATGTGGACCA GTGGATTTGAAAGCTATAGCAGTTCCTCTTTTGGGGGAACCGGAAGCTACACACAGTCCCCTGGGGGCTTTGGATCACCGACACCTTCCCAGGCCGAAAAGAAATCT AGAGCCCGAGCTCAGCATATTGTACCCTGTACCATATCTCAGCTGCTTTCTGCTACTCTGGTTGATGAAGTGTTCAGAATTGGAAATGTTGAGATTTCACAG GTCACTATTGTGGGGATAATCAGAAATGCAGAGAAGGCTGCAACCAACATTGTTTACAAAATAGATGACATGACGGCTGCACCCATGGATGTTCGCCAGTGGGTTGACACAGAT GATGCCAGCAGTGAAAACACTGTGGTTCCTCCAGAAACATATGTGAAAGTGGCTGGTCATCTGAGATCTTTTCAG AACAAGAAAAGCCTGGTAGCCTTTAAGATCATGCCCCTGGAGGATATGAATGAGTTCACCACACATATTCTGGAAGTAGTCAATGCACACATGATGCTCAGCAAGTCTAGCAGCCAG CCCTCAGCAGGGAGAGCACCTGTCAGCAATCCAGGAATGGGTGAAGCTGGGAACTTTGGTGGGAATAGCTTCATGCCAACAAATGGCCTCACTGTGGCCCAGAACCAG GTACTGAATTTGATTAAGGCTTGCCCAAGGCCTGAAGGATTGAACTTTCAGGATCTCAAGAATCAGCTCCAACACATGACCGTACCCTCCATCAA gcAAGCTGTGGATTTTCTAAGCAACGAGGGACACATCTATTCCACTGTGGATGATGATCATTTtaaatccacagatgcagaataA